The sequence GTACGtgtttatggatgtgtgtgtatgagactgtgcgcgtgtatgaatgtgtgtgtgtgtgtgtgtgtttatgtgtgtgtttgtgtgtgtgtgtgtgtgtgtgtgtgtgtgtgtgtgtgtgtgtgtgtgtttatgtgtttatgtgtgtgtttgtttgtgtgtgtgtgtgtgtgtgtgtgtgtgtgtgcctgcatgtgcgtgcatgtatctttatatgCGTTTGTGGATGCGTGtgcatagtgtacagtatatgttcatttattgtatggtcccccatgaaccaaattacacaaaacttggcatacattcagagcatgtcataatgatcctacacttcaaatgttgtgcagttttgaatctgtcaaccaaagatacctgtgattacaatgcctcattttaagtttttcatttttgactaggtggcactataaaTTAGAACAAGAGACATTCACAgagaactttgtgtgtgtgtatgtgtgtgtgtgtctgcttgcctgcatttgtgtgtgagttttatgtgtctgtgtgtgtgtatgtccactTGTGAGTGTGACAGATGCCTCATTTgaactttttcatttttgactaggtggcCAACTAaattaaatgagtggttattGGATGGGTTGGCATGGCCCCAAGGCTCtatggttctcgagatatttACAGAAAACTGTACCtggccatctacaggccagttggtgtacagtcactaaatgtacacataaattaattaattgtatggccccccatgaacagagttccacgaaacttggcatgcattcagagggtgtcatacgACGGCGACGGATCAAAACCGgaaaaaacaatggttccatgctaCCCTTGTGGGGCTGCATGTccaccaagtttcgtgcaccccggtctttcagtCTCCCGGGAATCCTTGATGGAAATTTGCTCTGCACAAAAAAAAGTTTACAAAATATGACTAAACCTAAATGCCTGCCGCTTCGCTATGCAGAGGTCCTAATAAGTGCAGCAGTGAAAACTGTGGCCATGCCTCTTGAGCATCCTCACAGGAAATGTGAACGAGGTCACCCAGTGataaggaaacaacacaaatagaCCTGTAATATGACTAATAACATGCCACAATGCCActaataacaagacacaagagtCACAAAAAATAAAGTTTGAATTATTGGTTATCTCCTACAACAAAAATAGCTCCCATGTTAATCTCACACTTTTAATAGTAAGTTTTTTGCTGCATATACATGTAAAAAAAGGAAATCCTGCTTTTTTCAGAACTTAAACCACATCTGTTATCATGAGCAGAGGCCTCTCTGCATATCAAATTGTTAACTCGGATTCAGTTTTACTTTTAGGTTTTGCATGGACGTTATTTTTAAGTTATTAAAACATGTAACAGACCAAGCATGATTTCATGGAGtagaacatgtacagtatgtccttaaTGTAGACAAATATGCATAAAGGTCTCTGGTGTGAGAGATTGCTTCTTTTGCTGGAGTTCATCCGTTAACAGCACCCTCTAGTGATCACACAGAGAACCACCCATAAGCTTATACCTATCCAAAAAGCCTGAGCAAAGTAACCATTAAACCTCTCATATAAAGTCACACTTTATACAAACTTAAAGAACAAACTTTCACACAAACTTGAAAAAGGTATGCATGGAGTtcaaagggataactatattgtgtggcggaatgatattgggagcacttagactctgcacagtaatatcctcactccaaagtgaaacagaAAGttcaagagtgaggatattactgcgcaacACAATATAATTAttcctcttacctgcttagaaatgcaccacattttattttgtctcaccatacttggtcgtgtgactgcacgtgtaactgtattttaatagggaaaacatggaggtgtttggtcgcttctaacttcatctttgtttggatcctaatgaatgttttgggctagctaagtgctatcaaagttgcgccgcgtgccagagccagtgagtgcacgcattgaaacgtgagaggtatgtatcaactcgtcttaattaggggaataacgtagtttaatatgaaaaaacagtaaACCTATAATATAATACCTATAGTATTCCTGGAGTGTTTTATTCAAAATCCTTTTATCGGCACTTTGGAAGTGGATAATTTTTCTGCATTTTGTGGGTTGCATCAGGACAAATACAGTCCTTCAAACACTCCCTTTTTGACCAGCCTGATGTGGCTTCCTAAAATGATGGATATCTGCAAGCAGTATCAGCATTATCCTCACCTCATCTACAGTATGCAGGAATTTCTTCAGGAAAAAAACACTGCCAAATCAAAACGGATATATCAAAACTCTAAGGAAAGTTTGAGCAAATATTTGATGTGTGATGAGTCTGTGTGATCTCCAGATGCATTCTTACTGATTAAgcaaacaaatatttatttgtgCACATACACGGATTTGACATACATAGTTTAATAATTCAACTGAATGAAAAATCAGATGGTAAACATGAATATATCTCACACAGAGTCACTATTAAGAGCCCACTAACAGAGGTAGGCATGCCCATTGTGATACCTAAGATTCAATACAAAAGCTGATGTCAACAATAAATATGAACAAATACTTACATTGCCATAAAAGCATTTAaaaattgtttaaaaaaaaaccctccataGTAACAGAAAGGAAAGTCAGCTTGCTTCATACAGTGGTAGCCATCCTCACAGGGGGAAGCTCTGAGGGCATAGGAAAAGAGTGTCCCACAACAggaggctagagagagagagagagagagagagagagagagagagagagagagagagagagagagagagagagagagagagattagattTAAAGTAAACAACCATAAAATATTCAGATTGAAGGTTTCAGTTCATTACCTGGTGAAGGCTGTAGTCTGGCGGCAATTTCAAACCATTTGTTAaaaggtggtggggggaggtcaGAGTTGCTACAGCCTAGGAGAGAATATCATGAATCAATATTAAGAAAGCAAGAATAAAGTAATGACAACACGGAATTCCACAACAATATGTCTACCGATTTATTACCTTCTCAACAGCCCTGGAAACAGGATATCTTGCTTCACTGTCTGTGAAACAGATGCAAGAGATTAGTGTAATGTCAAGTGTTAAAATATAACTTCCAAATAAGTGCTTAACATTAACATTCAATTATAGAATAATTGATTCTATATTCTTGATTAGTGCATTCTTGAATCAATGAAAATGAGCTTCACGCTAATACCAAAAGGTGGACACCTACTCCTTTTCTTGTGGTAAAGGACGCAGGGGAACACAACGCAGATGAGCAGCAGGACCAGCAGGCTGCAGGGGATCCCAGCAGCAATGCCAGCGATGGCCGGGCCACTCAgacctcctaacacacacacacacacacacaaaccagttaGGAACGCACATGGACAATACCAGCACACACGGAGGAGTGATGAACACACATGAGCTACAAACACGCACCGATGAGTTACGAACACGCACAGATGAGTTAAcacaacagacagaaacacacacagtgagacagCTTTAGTGAGCCCAAGgaggtttagttttttttttcttttttttccaagtttcttttttgttgttgttcaacTAAATGTCATGATAAATATCAATCTTAACATTTTAGCTTTTATACATTGGTATATGTATTCCAAGAAAGTAAAGACTACTGTCAGTACTCTGAACACCCCTTGAGAAAAGCGTAAAATGGTTTGCAATCTGCTTACGATGACTCTGTGACATTTTTATCTAGATGGAGATGTGACAATATGTCACAGTTTACAAAAATGAACTGTGGTTCTcagaagagagaagacagggagagaaggcaaAAGGAGAGAAGTCAAGTTCTGAGTTCAAAGAAAGCTGAGCAcaaacatttaaacacacaagaTGACACTGCATTAACGGTGATTACCTCCTCCATTACCGTTGCTAAAACAAACAGAGCCAATCCAAAGCAAGAGCTACACTTTCAAATAAGGCCTTGGTTATTAAGGTAAAGGATAAATAAAGTGaagtatacagtaggctaacattGCAACAGCAAGGTACATATTTGAAGCAAGCAAATTTCAAACTAGCCATTTTCATGGCTACATCATTTAATTATCAATATTTAAAGGATGAGGTAAGGCAAAAAGACCGATCAAtcctctttttttaaatcactctttaaagcaacactaagcactttttctctgtcgcacgcatgctatttgtttatgcagcaaataatgatgtccacagacaaggtagagtatgttgcataattttatgaatgtatgatgtattgcgacatcgaagcaagtcaaatcaaatcttatgtctcatttcatcaaactacaggtacgctacccgatctagTAAAGTTACATAGTAAGGTTATACCTGATAGAGAgccgcaaagtgaatgcagaagacccgttcaccctgttacctCTTGATAAACCACTGagatgattttggaaacattattttaaggtacgtaaaactctttagtgttgctttgaaTTATTAAAGACATGAATATCCATTTTTTCCCCATGGATTTCATGTGAagatatctgtgtctgtgtctcaccTGGCCCAATAACCAACCGCTCCGATGGCTCCCCAGCGATTTTGCCTGCCATGGGGATGACCTGGAAGTGGTATCTTGCTTCGGGGTCAAGTCCTGAGATTTCTGTACTTCTTGAGGAAGCAGGCCTCACCTGGAGGGTCTGGTATTCCTTGGCTCGCTGACTGCGGCTGACCATTTTGTTGGTGGATGGATCAGAGAGGTCAGGGCCCTTCATCTGGATATCAAACCCTGGATAGAGGCAAAGCAAGAGTGAGAATATTCGGTGTGGAGCAATGACCGGTGTACACATGCTATTTATTACTGTGAAGTGAAGACCAAAATGCAGACCTTTCAAAAACAAGTTTTGAAAATAACTGGATGGAAATTAGGCTTAGACCCTTTCTACTACATTACAAGTGCATGTTCTTAAGGCATTTCCCTTATAAAGTTGACATTGCATGGAGTAATATACTGAAGTCTGATGCATTTTTATTACAACTTATCTtttctgtgcagtgtgcagtgtaaGTACAGACTTTACAGAAATTTTACAGAAATTGTACAGGCAATTGAaaggaaagtaaaaaaaaaagggtcttCAGTATGTCTGACATCAAAGTTGGTTACTAAATTATCATGGTAAACTCCTGGAAAGGCACCGACTCAGAGCAACCGGTTTAAGCTCCACTAGTAGATGACGAAGTAGAAGTTAAAAAAAGCAACAAGAAGGAAAATGCATGTGTGGACAGGACACGAAGGTTAGTTTCAGTCTTTTCACATAGCTGTAATGTTTACACCCCTATTTCATGTGTTTGGGATTCGGTCTCAAATGGTGACTGCCTCAACAGATCACCACTCTCACAgtggttcagtgtgtgtttactatAAACCTCAGCTTGGGAAAGTATGATTCATGGTTTACCACTCAAGAATTGAAGGAGAGAGACTACACTCCACACACTATCTTGTATGCATGTTCTTCAAACAGAACTGCCCAAGTAGCTTAATATTGCTACAAGCAAAGCTTACATTTTTAACTTATTCCATCTGAAACTAAGGATACACTTAAAGTAACAGTACAGTGATTGGTATTTAGCACTTAGCAGACACTATTATCCGAAGTGACACATACTCAAAACAATGGATCTGGAAATTGCAACCAGGCCGACCAATTGTGAGGTGGTGACTCTACCTGTAACTATAGCCGTAGATGGTACATCCCAATTGAGCATAATTACGGTCCCTTCTTCATTTGAGGAAAGACTTGCTTTTGAAATGGCAGGACCTGAAAGGAAttaggagaaaaagaaagagtaagCAATAAAACTGTCTTGGACTACTTCACCATAGCTGCTGGTGTACCTTGAAAAGAATCTGTGAGAGTCCTATATAGATTTTATATaagcaaaaaagtaaaaaatcaccgctcatccgtgtgaggtggAGGATTAAGAGTAAACTTgatattttaaggaagaatccgcacacttcaagtctttgtgcaaaaaTTGTtttgaagtgtgcggattcttcctTAAATTGAAGTGTTATTGGCATTTGTTGTCAAAATAATTCCATTTCTGAAACAAAATCATATACTATTGGATAAGATATGGGGAAGTAACACGCTGCAACCATGTTATACGTATATACCTTCCAGAATTATTTCTCTGCTTTGTCTCCCTAAAGGATTGGCAGCAGTGCATTTGTAAGTGTGAAGGCCAGCAGTGATGTTGAAATTCACAATATGGAGCCAGGTGGTGTCCATGCTGATCTCATGGTCACTCAGAGAGCTGACGTCCTCGCCAGACATTGACCAGGTGACTGTGGCATTTGGTATGGCATCAGCGAGACATCTGATGGTCACCACCAGCTTGCCCTTCTCATTTACAGTGGCATTAACAGAGGGAAGGAAGCCTGCCGTCTTGCcttcagaaacagaaaaaaagaaaagctaaaTTTACTGAAACGGAACAAAAAGAGGAATTGAAATTGATCTCTTTTTCCATTTAACGGCAATCGTGACCCCATGCTCAGGGCGTTAGCTGATATATTTTCAAAACAAGACTAAGAAAAAGAAGGAAGGGGTAGAAACGTGCGTGCAGTGGTGTTGCAGTGTCCTTGGTAAACGGGGTGGTGGATGACACATGCCACCTCGGTCCCGTCTAAGCTCTGGGGGTCATTCACGGTCACGTTGAGCTCCCCGATCCCGGGGGTGGAGGTGTTGAGAGCGGGGAAGGACAGCTGTGCCCCAGGGGTGCCCCCTGGCCACTGGCAGTGGTAGCGCAGCGCTGTGCTCTCATCCATGGCGTAAACGGAACACACAGGGCTGCCTGCAGGGCTCTCTGCGGAAGCGAAGGAGGCAGAAAATTGAACACCGCTGTGGAACTGCAGAGATCGCTTtggcactttgtaaaacattctcgctctccctcactcactcacacacacacacagaattaatGATACAGTCCATTACCTCAACACTGCTGAGGATGAGCTTGCCAGCTGGCAAAATCACTTGATGCAACTATAAGCATCGTAATAGGAATACACTGCTTTCACACCATGTGTGCTGTATAAGTCATTCCAATATATGCCTCTAAACGTAAACCAGTGAGGCCTTTGAAACCATGATGTGAATCAGTTGCTGAAATGTGTCTCTTCGTGTAGTCTAAATAAATGGTGAAGACCTACCAAAGATGTTAACAGTGACACTCTTGTTCAGCTGTGCTCCAGTTTTGTCGTTCTTCAGCATGCAGGTGTAAGCCCCGCTCTGGTTAGTCTGGGCATTGGTGATGTGAAGTGCCCCTGGCTGAGCACTGGGAACAGCCTGTCCTGTGAAAGCCCAGGAGACGGATGGCAAAGGCTCTCCTTGCGCCCCacaagagagcgacagagactCCCCCAAAACAAAGAAGTCCTTTGTTGGGCTCACATCCAGCATGGGTTGGTCTGGTCCATCTGAGAGGAAACCAAAGATGCCAAGCACAGATCAGAGAGCCTGGCTGCTAGCTTGCTTTATTAAAAAGCCTTGCTGCAGGTATTTCATTGCGGAAAACGCtcagaggctttttttttttttttacctgtggAGCCTCACTATGAATGAAGGGATGGagtggtgtggtgcagtgtgacTAAACAGCAAATGTGAGCAGAACATGCAGGGAAGATGCTGGAGTGATTGGCCCGAGGCAGAAAATGATGAAATGCAATTTCAAGTCAAATCCATATTAAATGCTCAAGAGTTGCTGCTTTTTATGAGAACAAAAATGAGAAATTGATCCGTGGAAAAACAAACACCATGCAACCATTGCTCAAAGGGCTGAAACACTGGAAGCTCAAGTGGAGTAAAATTAAAAACAGCAGTTctagcaaataaacaaaagacaaaCTTGTTAATCATGTGGGGATCAATATGAAGCCAGAGGGACATCTATACCACAGCAATCATCATAAGCGAGGCACAAGCAGCATAGCAGCATGAATCCATGTCTGGCTCACTTACACAAAACGGTGACGTTTCTCGAGGAGGTTCCGGAGCTGAATGGGTTCTTAAGGGTGACGCTGTACAGGCCCGTGTCTGTTCGGCGTGGATGAATGATGGAGAGGCTCTTCCCACTCACGGAGTAGTGAGGACCGTTCTGCAGTTCTGTCCCATTGAAGAGCCACTGGACCTCTTTAGCCTCTCCTTTTACTGTGGTGTAATTTAAAGAGAATGTTCCATTGCCTTCAACAGCATCATTTGGCCACATATGCAGCGAGACTTCTTCAATTTGGTCTGTGAGATCAACAAAAAACAATGACATGGTGATTGGAAATAGCA comes from Sardina pilchardus chromosome 6, fSarPil1.1, whole genome shotgun sequence and encodes:
- the vsig10l gene encoding V-set and immunoglobulin domain-containing protein 10-like — protein: MTLFNSVEFHHSYFGLLLIFLIKGCDSSSSLFEAQVGSKVSFNITYSSQNPSPQVSWWKDGKSIAQRTVGTGEPHIAPGYGDVLSQEDDGSLTFTNVTVDYNGTYEVVVIQVGSEEARASFTLIVYDQIEEVSLHMWPNDAVEGNGTFSLNYTTVKGEAKEVQWLFNGTELQNGPHYSVSGKSLSIIHPRRTDTGLYSVTLKNPFSSGTSSRNVTVLYGPDQPMLDVSPTKDFFVLGESLSLSCGAQGEPLPSVSWAFTGQAVPSAQPGALHITNAQTNQSGAYTCMLKNDKTGAQLNKSVTVNIFESPAGSPVCSVYAMDESTALRYHCQWPGGTPGAQLSFPALNTSTPGIGELNVTVNDPQSLDGTEVACVIHHPVYQGHCNTTARKTAGFLPSVNATVNEKGKLVVTIRCLADAIPNATVTWSMSGEDVSSLSDHEISMDTTWLHIVNFNITAGLHTYKCTAANPLGRQSREIILEGPAISKASLSSNEEGTVIMLNWDVPSTAIVTGFDIQMKGPDLSDPSTNKMVSRSQRAKEYQTLQVRPASSRSTEISGLDPEARYHFQVIPMAGKIAGEPSERLVIGPGGLSGPAIAGIAAGIPCSLLVLLLICVVFPCVLYHKKRNSEARYPVSRAVEKAVATLTSPHHLLTNGLKLPPDYSLHQPPVVGHSFPMPSELPPVRMATTV